The following are encoded in a window of Ogataea parapolymorpha DL-1 chromosome VII, whole genome shotgun sequence genomic DNA:
- a CDS encoding Glutaredoxin — translation MFARAFQSSLRAPKFRLTPLAVRLLSQETRSAIEQAISSAPVVLFMKGTPQAPACGFSRATIQILGQLGVDPHKFAAYNVLEDPELRQGIKEYSEWPTIPQLYVNKDFVGGCDIVMAMSQSGELSELLESADALVPEEEEEK, via the coding sequence ATGTTTGCCCGTGCCTTCCAAAGCTCGCTCCGTGCACCTAAGTTTCGGCTGACACCTCTTGCAGTGAGATTATTGTCTCAGGAAACAAGATCTGCAATCGAGCAGGCCATTTCATCTGCCCCTGTCGTGCTGTTCATGAAGGGTACTCCACAGGCCCCAGCTTGTGGATTTTCGAGAGCCACTATTCAGATCTTGGGACAGTTGGGCGTGGATCCACACAAATTTGCCGCTTACAACGTCCTGGAAGACCCTGAACTTAGACAGGGTATTAAGGAGTACAGTGAATGGCCTACCATTCCTCAACTTTACGTTAATAAAGATTTCGTTGGAGGATGTGATATTGTGATGGCCATGAGCCAGTCAggcgagctgagcgagctcCTTGAGTCTGCTGACGCCCTGGTcccagaagaagaagaggaaaaatGA
- a CDS encoding Sensory transduction histidine kinase — protein MSLEDMNDFRLGTEAFTTGVPSPPPKDAGGAKSSGTDFVKKLFQMLEENSYADIVRWSEAGDSFIIADTNEFTKQVLPKHFKHSNFASFVRQLNKYDFHKVKISNELKQRYSIENVWEFKHPEFQRNNREALENIKRKVTAKKEGDTGVSSNTVSLAQFRNLQDNFGFLEKQNQSLTETVQKLHDELNILNTKYNTMVSSFLTSKSINESYSRAINVLAKSLTQMGVELPPLNLPFIDQNQPSQEPQPAGSMPSSVEAAPQEHPQFIPANEPAKPASQPPAGTQQDNRIVRRTNGSGMHVLLVEDDEVCIQLCSKFLMKYGCTVEVVTDGLAAINVLEKVKFDLVLMDIVMPNLDGASATSVIRSFDVDTPIIAMTGNYQHQDLVTYLNHGMTDILAKPFTKNDLYNILEKHHIDKKLIYPVNDPFNPLNKNSPSHSVTGQQAQVVAPMPIESEPLQPKMEPDYENALKRQKLV, from the coding sequence ATGAGTTTGGAGGACATGAACGATTTCAGACTCGGGACAGAAGCTTTCACAACGGGGGTACCgtctcctcctccaaaagacgCTGGTGGGGCCAAATCTTCAGGAACAGACTTTGTAAAGAAGCTTTTCCAAATGCTCGAAGAAAACAGCTACGCTGATATTGTCCGATGGTCTGAGGCAGGGGATTCATTTATTATTGCAGATACGAACGAGTTTACCAAACAGGTTTTGCCGAAACATTTCAAACACAGTAATTTTGCCTCATTTGTGCGACAGCTCAACAAGTACGATTTCCACAAGGTGAAAATTAGCAATGAGCTGAAACAGAGATACAGCATTGAGAATGTGTGGGAGTTTAAGCATCCAGAGTTCCAGAGAAATAATAGAGAGGCACTTGAGAATATCAAGCGAAAGGTGACAGCCAAAAAGGAGGGAGACACAGGCGTTTCCTCAAACACGGTCTCTCTCGCACAGTTCCGCAATCTACAAGACAATTTTGggtttttggaaaaacaaaaccAGTCCCTAACAGAGACAGTGCAGAAACTCCATGATGAGCTGAACATTCTCAATACCAAGTATAATACGATGGTTTCGAGTTTTTTGACGTCAAAATCGATCAACGAGTCGTATTCTCGTGCGATCAACGTCTTAGCCAAATCATTGACCCAGATGGGCGTCGAGCTGCCGCCATTGAATCTTCCTTTCATCGACCAAAACCAGCCGTCTCAGGAGCCGCAGCCTGCGGGCAGCATGCCCTCGTCAGTGGAGGCAGCGCCACAGGAACATCCGCAATTTATTCCCGCAAACGAGCCTGCTAAACCCGCATCCCAACCTCCGGCAGGAACACAACAAGATAACCGTATTGTGCGACGGACCAATGGTTCCGGAATGCATGTCTTGCTGgttgaggacgacgaggtcTGCATTCAGCTATGCAGTAAATTTTTGATGAAGTACGGTTGCACAGTGGAGGTGGTGACCGACGGACTGGCGGCCATCAATGTCTTGGAAAAAGTCAAATTTGATTTGGTGTTGATGGACATCGTGATGCCAAATCTCGATGGAGCTTCGGCAACCTCTGTGATCCGATCTTTTGACGTGGATACGCCCATCATCGCCATGACCGGCAACTATCAGCATCAAGACCTAGTGACGTATCTTAACCATGGAATGACGGACATTCTGGCCAAGCCATTCACCAAAAACGATTTATACAacattctggagaagcaCCACATAgacaagaagctgatttATCCGGTCAACGATCCGTTCAATCCCTTGAACAAAAATAGCCCTTCTCACTCGGTAACGGGCCAGCAGGCACAGGTAGTTGCTCCGATGCCGATAGAGTCGGAGCCGCTGCAGCCAAAGATGGAACCGGACTATGAGAATGCGCTAAAGAGACAAAAACTTGTATAG
- a CDS encoding Subunit of the COMPASS (Set1C) complex, which methylates histone H3 on lys 4, which produces MATPISANLLLSLKPAKLFNNHVSNTPITSIDFDHTGQFLLTAGVDESIHLYDVAKGKHVKPIYSKKYGCHLAKLARKENTCVFASTKENDTIRYLSLHDNSFIRYFKGHTALVTDLAMADLNHMFVSAAYDHTVRLWDTRSANCQATLVTDDRPSSIALDPSNTVVAIHNEYSNVLSLHAVAHITDRPFTTVVCDFAKPSSVTKIDFLNNNKYILITTNSTEHFLLDAFNLSLVARLPGQLPLIEREYPDTGNLTVSPDCRFIFGGNGDGSVLVWDLKLLSTQSLPAVLYPVKKIENETKTLPRMLLFDPQYCVMASADSELCLWTPSS; this is translated from the coding sequence ATGGCGACGCCAATCTCGGCTAACCTTCTGCTTTCGCTGAAGCCGGCAAAGTTGTTCAATAATCACGTATCGAATACACCCATAACATCCATTGATTTCGATCACACAGGCCAGTTCCTCCTAACTGCCGGTGTAGACGAAAGCATACATCTCTACGATGTCGCCAAAGGAAAACATGTCAAGCCCATCTACTCCAAGAAATACGGCTGCCATTTGGCAAAGCTGGCCCGCAAGGAAAACACTTGTGTGTTCGCATCCACCAAGGAAAATGATACAATTCGGTATCTCTCGCTGCATGATAATTCTTTCATCAGATATTTTAAAGGCCATACGGCCCTGGTGACAGATCTGGCAATGGCCGATCTTAATCATATGTTTGTTAGTGCCGCCTACGACCACACTGTCCGTCTTTGGGACACAAGGAGCGCCAATTGCCAAGCAACTCTAGTAACTGACGACAGACCGTCCTCCATAGCCCTTGATCCATCCAACACAGTCGTTGCCATTCATAACGAATATTCAAATGTTCTATCCCTGCATGCAGTGGCGCATATTACGGACCGGCCATTTACCACCGTGGTGTGCGACTTTGCCAAACCATCGTCCGTCACAAAAATTGACTTCTTGAACAATAATAAATATATCTTGATCACCACAAATTCCACAGAGCACTTCCTTCTAGACGCTTTCAATTTGAGCTTGGTAGCAAGACTACCAGGCCAGCTGCCCCTCATCGAGAGAGAATATCCCGACACGGGCAACTTGACAGTCTCTCCCGACTGTCGGTTCATCTTTGGTGGCAACGGCGATGGTTCTGTACTCGTATGGGACTTGAAGCTTTTGTCGACTCAAAGCTTGCCAGCGGTATTGTATCCAGTCAAGAAAATAGAAAATGAGACGAAAACTCTTCCGCGAATGCTTCTGTTCGACCCCCAGTACTGTGTGATGGCATCGGCCGACTCGGAGCTGTGTCTGTGGACGCCAAGCTCATAA